The Maniola hyperantus chromosome 9, iAphHyp1.2, whole genome shotgun sequence genome includes a region encoding these proteins:
- the LOC117985040 gene encoding adenosine deaminase 2-like: MVKMWTTVLWTLFCIIHSVLTDDGLEKLLEERNNLIQKELEMTVGSDIVLNDNEEKANNIIMKLKEKEIDCGFVNPQYYNFSKHFFDYKEEVKNSELFKIIQKMPKGAALHAHGTGILSPDYVLSLTYLEDLFVCFEGENIQFLFSMETPSSPCKTEWQLMRDARYSSGNVEKFDAGLKKYFTIVIDNPHEVYTDVNAVWSEFQRYFIGTTGLFTYKPVWEKYFYDSLLAFREDNVMYVEIRSVLPELYDLYGTKYDILDTAASYKMTHDQFMNDYPDFFGAKIIYAPLRSVDAKTVKEYIANAKILKKEFPDLIAGFDLVGQEDLGMPTKEFFKILYEAGDELNYFFHSGETNWFGTTSDENLADVIVLNTRRIGHGYAIIKHPLLMEEVKKRNIALEVNVISNAVLELVSDIRNHPLASFLAFNLPVVLSSDDPGVWESEPLTHDFYVTFVGVASRRADLRLLKKLALNSLYYNEYSNKDKIVHEFEIRWTKFIEEIIQG; encoded by the coding sequence ATGGTGAAAATGTGGACGACGGTGTTGTGGACATTGTTTTGTATAATACACTCAGTTCTTACAGACGATGGACTAGAAAAATTGCTTGAAGAAAGAAATAATCTCATACAAAAAGAGCTAGAAATGACGGTGGGCAGTGACATCGTATTAAATGATAACGAAGAAAAAGCAAACAATATTATCATGAAgctgaaagaaaaagaaattgaTTGTGGATTTGTGAACCCTCAATATTATAACTTTTCTAAACACTTCTTTGATTATAAAGAAGAAGTGAAGAATTCAGAGCTCTTTAAAATAATTCAGAAAATGCCTAAAGGTGCAGCACTTCACGCGCACGGTACAGGAATTTTAAGTCCAGATTACGTTTTATCACTAACATACTTGGAAGATCTGTTTGTGTGTTTTGAGGGAGAGAATAtccaatttttattttccatgGAAACGCCCAGTTCCCCATGTAAAACAGAATGGCAATTAATGAGAGATGCTCGCTATTCATCGGGCAACGTCGAAAAATTTGATGCCGGTCTTAAAAAGTATTTCACTATAGTTATCGATAACCCACATGAAGTCTACACTGATGTAAATGCAGTTTGGTCGGAGTTTCAACGATACTTCATTGGAACTACAGGTCTATTTACTTACAAAccagtttgggaaaagtatttctATGATTCTCTTCTGGCATTCAGAGAAGATAACGTAATGTATGTGGAAATAAGAAGTGTACTTCCAGAGTTGTACGATCTATATGGAACCAAGTATGATATACTAGACACGGCTGCTTCTTACAAAATGACCCACGATCAATTTATGAACGATTACCCAGATTTCTTTGGAGCAAAAATAATTTATGCTCCTTTGAGATCCGTTGATGCTAAAACTGTTAAAGAGTATATCGCTAACgcaaagatattaaaaaaagaatttcccGACCTTATTGCAGGATTCGATTTAGTGGGGCAGGAAGACTTAGGAATGCCAACTAAAGAATTCTTTAAGATTCTTTATGAAGCTGGTGACGAGTTAAATTATTTCTTTCATTCAGGAGAAACTAATTGGTTTGGAACTACCTCGGATGAAAATTTAGCAGATGTCATTGTCCTTAACACTCGACGCATAGGGCACGGTTATGCTATCATCAAACATCCTCTACTGATGGAAGAAGTTAAGAAAAGGAATATAGCATTGGAGGTTAATGTAATTTCAAATGCCGTTCTAGAATTAGTAAGTGATATTAGAAATCATCCTTTGGCTTCATTCTTAGCCTTTAACTTGCCTGTAGTGCTTTCCAGTGATGATCCAGGAGTATGGGAGTCAGAACCACTGACTCATGATTTTTATGTCACTTTCGTAGGGGTTGCGAGTCGACGAGCTGACTTGAGACTTCTTAAAAAACTAGCTCTCAattctttatattataatgaatattCTAATAAAGATAAAATTGTGCATGAATTTGAAATCAGGTGGACGAAATTCATAGAGGAGATTATCCAGGgttaa
- the LOC117985041 gene encoding adenosine deaminase AGSA-like, whose translation MRVILPYLFLLAVCYATIDDYKAERAKIVRDEALLSVGGNSTLTDKESDVNNCLMQRKFREVDYGFNNPQKFKLSRHFFSYKDDIRTSRVYKIIKDLPKGAALHIHDMGILGPDYILNLTYTDHLYICFKKDDVLFRFSDNTPSIPCKNKWKLISDARRSSNNTASFDAKLRKYFTMYVDNPDVVYPSIKESWGSFVKYFERVVSLLTYRPIWEQYCYEVLRKFREDNIMYVEFRSVLPNLYELDGTVYDPIVTAKCYKKIFNQFKKDHPDFLGAKLIYAPIRGINRDQLDEYLRLARAIKADMPDVFAGFDLVGQEDLGSPLIEFIPQLLAASKDLDYFFHAGETDWYGTSTDENLIDAILLGAKRLGHAYALPKHPLLMKEVIERDIGVEVNLISNNVLSLVRDVRNHPLSGFLASGMPVVLSSDDPGIWEADPLSDDFYVAFVGVASRLSDLRLLKHLAFNSIKYSSLKGSAKVNAIVKFTERWDTFIENFDCSKY comes from the coding sequence ATGCGTGTTATTCTTCCCTATCTGTTCCTACTCGCCGTTTGCTACGCCACAATTGACGATTACAAAGCGGAGCGAGCAAAGATCGTACGAGATGAAGCCCTCTTATCTGTTGGGGGAAACTCGACGCTCACAGATAAAGAATCAGACGTCAACAACTGTCTAATGCAACGTAAGTTCCGAGAAGTGGACTACGGATTTAACAACCCACAGAAGTTTAAACTTTCTCGGCATTTCTTCTCTTACAAGGACGATATACGCACGTCTAGAGTTTACAAAATCATCAAAGATCTTCCTAAAGGAGCAGCGTTGCACATTCACGACATGGGAATTCTAGGACCGGATTATATCTTAAATCTAACTTACACGGACCATCTTTACATTTGTTTCAAGAAAGATGACGTTCTATTTAGATTTTCCGATAATACCCCGTCAATACCCTGCAAGAATAAATGGAAATTAATCAGTGACGCAAGACGGTCGTCGAATAACACGGCCAGCTTCGACGCAAAGTTGCGAAAATATTTCACGATGTACGTGGACAATCCAGATGTTGTGTACCCAAGCATAAAAGAGTCGTGGGgcagttttgtaaaatattttgaaagagTTGTTTCACTACTGACTTACAGGCCGATATGGGAGCAATATTGTTATGAGGTCCTACGAAAGTTTCGAGaagataatataatgtatgtggAATTCCGTAGTGTCCTTCCGAACTTATACGAGTTGGATGGCACAGTTTACGATCCAATAGTCACTGCAAAATGCTACAAGAAGATATTCAATCAATTTAAAAAGGACCACCCTGATTTTCTTGGGGCAAAGCTAATTTATGCACCCATAAGAGGAATCAATAGAGATCAGTTGGATGAATATTTGCGATTAGCTCGTGCTATAAAAGCTGATATGCCAGACGTTTTCGCAGGATTTGATCTAGTAGGTCAAGAGGATTTAGGGAGCCCTCTAATAGAATTTATACCACAGCTGCTGGCTGCATCCAAAGATTTGGATTACTTCTTTCACGCTGGAGAAACTGATTGGTATGGAACTTCTACAGACGAGAACTTAATAGACGCTATCTTATTAGGAGCGAAAAGACTGGGTCATGCATATGCTTTGCCGAAGCATCCTTTGCTGATGAAAGAGGTGATTGAGAGGGATATAGGCGTCGAAGTGAATCTGATTTCTAACAACGTTTTGTCATTAGTGCGAGATGTTCGGAATCATCCGTTAAGCGGTTTTCTTGCTAGCGGAATGCCGGTAGTGCTTTCTAGTGATGATCCAGGTATTTGGGAAGCTGATCCCTTGTCGGATGATTTCTATGTGGCATTCGTCGGAGTGGCGAGTCGACTATCAGATTTGAGACTGCTGAAACACCTTGCGTTCAATTCCATAAAATACAGTTCTCTAAAGGGTAGTGCTAAAGTGAACGCAATAGTTAAATTTACCGAACGTTGGGATACGTTTATAGAAAATTTTGATTGTTCCAAATACTGA
- the Bet3 gene encoding trafficking protein particle complex subunit 3 produces MSRQTSRLDAKKVNSELLTLTYGALVSQILKETENPEDVNKQLERIGYNMGVRLIEDFLARTTSTRCLEMRETADKIQQAFRLYLNMQPTVTSWSSSGDEFSLVWDQCPLSEWVEMPNNGLKYCTLIPGAIRGALQMVQLDVQCWFVQDQLKGDSVTELRVKYIKRLEDAVPAGED; encoded by the exons ATGTCTCGTCAAACTTCTCGCCTGGATGCAAAGAAAGTG AATTCGGAGCTTCTTACACTTACGTACGGTGCTCTTGTGTCTCAAATACTCAAAGAAACCGAGAACCCTGAGGATGTAAACAAGCAATTGGAGCGAATTGGTTACAATATGGGCGTAAGACTTATCGAAGACTTCCTGGCGAGAACGACTTCCACTAGGTGCTTGGAAATGAGGGAAACTGCTGATAAAATACAGCAAGCGTTCAG GTTATATCTTAACATGCAGCCCACCGTCACTAGCTGGAGCAGTTCTGGTGATGAGTTCTCTTTGGTCTGGGACCAGTGCCCACTGAGTGAGTGGGTGGAGATGCCCAACAATGGGCTTAAGTACTGCACTCTGATACCTGGGGCGATACGCGGGGCATTACAGATGGTGCAGCTTGACGTGCAGTGCTGGTTCGTGCAG gATCAGCTCAAAGGTGACTCAGTGACGGAACTCCGAGTGAAATACATCAAGAGATTAGAAGATGCAGTGCCCGCTGGAGAAGACTAA